Part of the Desulfitibacter alkalitolerans DSM 16504 genome is shown below.
CTTTCATGGCTCCCTTAAGTTTGAGGAATACATGATTGGTATGGATTTCAGCGGTATGGTGCTCACAGATATACTCTGTGAATAAATCCATCAATTCCTGTGTACAATCTAGCCTTCGTGGGCTTGATACTGTCTTGATCTCTGCCTGGTTCTCCAGTTCTCCCCTATCATGCAGAGTAATGGTCAGTCCTGCCATATCGAAATCTTCAAGCCATAGGGAAAGGGCTTCACCAATCCGCATTCCTGTCTCAAACAGTAGATACAGCAGGAGGTAGTCTCTTAAGTTTGTGCAGGAATTGAGAAGTACTGTGGCATTTTCCTTGCTAATGGTTCGGAGCTGCATCCTTGGTACCGGCAGCTTTAGGATATGGCTTTTTATCCTCCTGTTCTCCGCTATTCCATGTAGGAAACTCCTGTAATTTCTGCCTGGATCCCTAACAAACTTCGCTAGTTTTTCTGATAGCTGGTTTTCCATGCCTTCATGTCGGAGAAGATAGTCGTAAAACATAACAATCGTGTCTACCATTGCATTGATTGTCTGTGGCTGATGCTCTGGCTCAAATCGAATAGGGACTACTTTCTTTAGGATATCGGGGTTTTTAAGCCATGCCAGAAATCCCGCAAGGTCATCAATATTTACCTGCTCATAATCCTTTCCGGCTTCTCCAAGATAAGTGAAAAAGTGTTTCAAGTGGATGC
Proteins encoded:
- a CDS encoding tyrosine-type recombinase/integrase is translated as MKIVKLKTVDGRIRYYLAYDTGAPVSPVLKYLKFKDNTGYARNTLRMHCIHLKHFFTYLGEAGKDYEQVNIDDLAGFLAWLKNPDILKKVVPIRFEPEHQPQTINAMVDTIVMFYDYLLRHEGMENQLSEKLAKFVRDPGRNYRSFLHGIAENRRIKSHILKLPVPRMQLRTISKENATVLLNSCTNLRDYLLLYLLFETGMRIGEALSLWLEDFDMAGLTITLHDRGELENQAEIKTVSSPRRLDCTQELMDLFTEYICEHHTAEIHTNHVFLKLKGAMKGSAMDYTDVDNLFRSLRKKTSIRVTPHMFRHTSLSLLYSAGWEPEMLKHRAGHKNIYTTLDTYVHPSEEEVAEAFRKVTESLKIPSMGREAGQ